A genomic region of Manihot esculenta cultivar AM560-2 chromosome 15, M.esculenta_v8, whole genome shotgun sequence contains the following coding sequences:
- the LOC110602202 gene encoding EH domain-containing protein 1 isoform X1: protein MEISTGPICSCSKENQKIYLEWFNFADSDGDGRITGSDAIKFFGISNLSRQDLKQVWAIADSKRQGFLGFNEFVSAMQLVSLAQAGHEIRNDILNSNVDFGNLKPASMEGLDALIAKKKRSSKLSDPDTNGSPPVQTSPSVNWFSSKSSKKVPLSSVTSIIDGLKRLYIQKLKPLEVTYRFNDFVSPLLTNSDFDAKPMVMLLGQYSTGKTTFIKHLLKSGYPGAHIGPEPTTDRFVVVMSGTDERSIPGNTVAVQADMPFNGLTTFGTAFLSKFECSQMPHPLLEHITFVDTPGVLSGEKQRTQRAYDFTGVTSWFAAKCDLILLLFDPHKLDVSDEFKRVISSLRGHDDKIRVVLNKADQVGTQQLMRVYGALMWSLGKVLNTPEVVRVYIGSFNDKPVNEAAVGPIGKELFEKEQDDLLADLKDIPKKACDRRINEFVKRARAAKIHAYIISHLKKEMPAMMGKAKAQQRLIDNLADEFGKVQREFHLPPGDFPNVEYFREVLSGYNIDKFEKLKPKMIQAVDDMLGYDIPELLKNFRNPYD, encoded by the exons ATGGAAATATCTACAGGACCAATCTGTTCTTGCTCAAAAGAGAACCAGAAGATCTACCTTGAGTGGTTTAACTTCGCTGATTCAG ATGGTGACGGTCGAATCACTGGTAGTGACGCTATAAAATTCTTTGGCATCTCTAATTTATCTCGACAGGATCTTAAGCAG GTGTGGGCGATTGCAGATTCTAAGCGACAGGGATTTCTAGGTTTCAATGAGTTCGTCAGTGCTATGCAG TTAGTTTCCCTGGCACAAGCAGGGCATGAAATCAGAAATGATATCTTAAATAGCAATG TTGACTTTGGAAATTTGAAGCCTGCATCCATGGAAGGTCTGGATGCCCTGATCGCG AAGAAAAAACGTTCTTCAAAATTAAGTGACCCTGATACAAATG GTAGTCCTCCAGTGCAAACATCACCTTCAGTTAATTGGTTttcttcaaaatcatcaaaaaag GTGCCTCTATCCTCGGTTACATCCATCATTGATGGCTTGAAGAGACTGTACATTCAGAAGCTGAAGCCGCTTGAAGTTACTTACCGTTTTAATGATTTTGTATCTCCGTTGTTG ACAAACAGTGATTTTGATGCCAAACCAATGGTTATGCTATTGGGTCAATATTCCACTGGAAAAACAACATTCATCAAACATTTACTCAAAAGTGGTTATCCTg GAGCTCATATTGGACCTGAGCCAACAACCGACAGATTTGTTGTTGTCATG TCTGGTACTGATGAAAGGAGCATCCCCGGCAACACAGTGGCAGTCCAAGCAGATATGCCCTTTAATGGGCTCACAACTTTTGGAACTGCTTTTTTGTCAAAATTTGAATGTTCTCAAATGCCTCATCCT TTACTGGAGCATATTACATTTGTGGACACACCTGGAGTTCTATCAGGGGAGAAACAACGAACACAACGAGCTTATGATTTTACTGGTGTAACTTCATGGTTTGCTGCTAAGTGTGATCTCATTCTGCTTCTGTTTGATCCTCACAAACTTGATGTCAGCGATGAGTTCAAACGTGTGATTTCATCCTTACGTGGTCATGATGATAAGATCCGTGTGGTTCTCAACAAGGCAGACCAAGTTGGTACTCAACAA CTAATGAGGGTTTATGGGGCGCTAATGTGGTCACTTGGCAAAGTTCTAAATACTCCTGAAGTTGTGCGTGTTTATATTGG CTCCTTCAATGATAAACCAGTAAATGAAGCTGCTGTTGGTCCAATTGGGAAAGAACTTTTTGAGAAAGAACAGGACGACCTTCTGGCTGATCTAAAAGATATACCAAAGAAGGCTTGTGATCGCCGA ATAAATGAATTTGTGAAACGAGCTAGAGCAGCAAAGATACATGCTTACATTATTAGTCATCTTAAAAAGGAGATGCCGGCAATGATGGGGAAAGCAAAGGCTCAACAGCGTCTTATTGATAATTTGGCAGATGAGTTTGGAAAG GTCCAAAGGGAGTTCCATTTGCCTCCAGGTGATTTTCCAAATGTTGAATACTTCAGAGAGGTTTTGAGTGGTTACAACATTGACAAGTTTGAAAAGTTAAAGCCTAAAATGATACAAGCTGTTGATGACATGCTTGGTTATGACATCCCAGAGCTCTTGAAGAACTTCAGAAATCCATATGACTAA
- the LOC110600942 gene encoding phosphatidate cytidylyltransferase 1: protein MHKDHNHSSSAPTTPRIRHRKRSNEIPNELSKLNGIHLLSDDQDKYKSMWIRANSSLWMLGGFLFILYLGHLYIWAAVVVIQIFMARELFNLLRRAHEDRRLPGFRLLNWHFFFTAMLFVYGRIISQRLVNTVTSDKFFYRLVGRIIKYQMVICYFLYIAGFMWFILTLKKKMYKYQFGQYAWTHMILIIVFTQSAFTVANIFEGIFWFLLPASLIAINDVAAYFFGFFFGKTPLIKLSPKKTWEGFIGASVATVISAFVLANIFGNFQWLTCPRKDLSTGWLHCDPGPLFKPEYYSLPGWMPDWFPWKEISVLPVQWHALWLGLFASIIAPFGGFFASGFKRAFKIKDFGDSIPGHGGFTDRMDCQMIMAVFAYIYHQSFVFPQDYTVEMFLDQILGSLTLEEQKDLYRKLGEIFQERGNRSCSKVL from the exons ATGCACAAAGACCATAACCATTCTTCAAGTGCACCGACAACACCAAGAATTCGCCATCGGAAGCGTTCTAATGAG ATTCCGAATGAGTTGAGCAAATTGAATGGAATCCATTTGCTCAGTGATGACCAAGATAAATACAAATCAATGTGGATTCGAGCAAACTCGTCTTTGTGGATGCTTGGGGGTTTTCTGTTTATTCTTTACTTGGGACATCTTTACATTTGGGCTGCAGTTGTTGTAATCCAAATATTTATGGCTAGGGAGCTCTTTAATCTACTCAGAAGAGCTCATGAAGATAGACGTCTTCCTGGGTTTAGACTTCTGAATTG GCATTTTTTCTTCACAGCTATGCTTTTTGTTTATGGCCGGATTATCAGTCAACGACTCGTGAACACAGTAACTTCTGATAAATTCTTTTATAGGCTTGTGGGCCGTATCATCAAGTACCAGATGGTCATTTGCTACTTTTTATATATTGCAG GTTTTATGTGGTTCATTCTTACATTGAAGAAGAAGATGTACAAGTATCAATTTGGGCAGTATGCTTGGACACACATGATACTCATTATAGTGTTTACTCAGTCTGCCTTCACTGTAGCCAATATTTTTGAAGGGATCTTCTG GTTTCTTCTCCCAGCATCACTTATTGCTATTAATGATGTTGCTGCTTATTTCTTTGGTTTCTTTTTTGGAAAAACACCTTTGATCAAATTATCTCCAAAGaaaacatgggaaggttttatTGGAGCATCAGTTGCAACTGTGATCTCAGCATTTGTG TTAGCAAACATCTTTGGGAATTTCCAGTGGTTGACATGTCCAAGAAAG GACTTATCAACAGGGTGGCTTCATTGTGATCCTGGCCCGCTATTTAAACCAGAGTACTATTCCTTACCAGGATGGATGCCAGACTGG TTCCCATGGAAAGAGATATCAGTTTTGCCAGTGCAGTGGCATGCTTTATGGCTGGGTTTGTTTGCATCGATTATAGCACCTTTTGGTGGCTTTTTTGCTAGTGGTTTCAAGAGAGCTTTTAAGATCAAG GATTTTGGCGATAGCATTCCTGGACATGGTGGATTTACTGATAGAATGGACTGTCAG ATGATCATGGCTGTTTTTGCTTACATCTATCATCAGTCATTTGTTTTTCCACAAGACTATACAGTTGAGATGTTTTTGGACCAG ATATTGGGGAGTCTTACTTTGGAGGAGCAGAAAGATTTGTATAGGAAGCTAGGGGAGATATTCCAAGAGAGAGGCAACAGAAGCTGCAGTAAAGTTTTGTAG
- the LOC110602224 gene encoding 65-kDa microtubule-associated protein 1-like isoform X2 gives MAVTDGHNPLLGETTCGTLLQKLQEIWDEVGESDEERDKMLLEIEQECLDVYKKKVEQAAKSRSQLMEALSDAKIELASLLSALGEKSFVGMPEKTSGTIKEQLAAIAPALEQLWKQKEERVKEFSDVQSQIQKICGEISGNLNLNEAPAVDETDLSLKKLDKYHAQLQELQKEKSDRLQKVLELVSSVHDLCAVLGVDFFSTVTEVHPSLNDATGAQSKSISNDTLASLAKAVLVLKEDKKQRLHKLQELATQLIDLWNLMDTSEEERELFDHVTCNMSASVDEVTVPGALAMDLIEQAEVEVERLDQLKASRMKEIAFKKQSELEEIYVLAHIEIDPEGAREKIMALIDSGNVEPAELLANLDNQISVAKEEALSRKEILDKVEKWMSACEEESWLEDYNRDENRYNASRGAHLNLKRAEKARILVNKIPGMVDTLVAKTRAWEEDRGMQFAYDGVPLLAMLDEYAMLRQEREEEKRRMRVSFN, from the exons ATGGCAGTCACAGATGGTCATAATCCTCTTTTGGGAGAAACAACATGTGGCACTCTACTGCAAAAACTGCag GAAATCTGGGATGAGGTTGGTGAGAGTGATGAGGAACGGGACAAAATGCTTCTTGAAATAGAACAAGAGTGCTTGGATGTGTACAAGAAGAAAGTTGAGCAGGCTGCAAAGTCAAGGTCACAGCTAATGGAGGCATTGTCAGATGCCAAAATAGAACTGGCCAGTCTTCTCTCAGCCCTTGGAGAAAAAAGTTTTGTTGGAATG CCCGAAAAAACTTCTGGAACAATCAAGGAACAACTTGCAGCTATAGCACCAGCACTTGAACAGCTCTGGAAACAGAAAGAGGAGAGAGTAAAAGAGTTTTCTGATGTACAGTCACAAATTCAAAAGATATGTGGAGAAATTTCCGGGAACCTTAATCTTAACGAGGCACCTGCAGTTGATGAGACTGATCTATCCTTGAAAAAGTTAGATAAATATCATGCCCAACTTCAGGAACTTCAAAAGGAAAAG AGTGATAGGTTGCAGAAGGTCCTTGAACTTGTGAGCAGTGTGCATGATCTATGTGCTGTCCTTGGAGTGGACTTCTTCAGTACTGTAACTGAAGTTCACCCAAGCTTAAATGACGCTACTGGTGCACAGTCCAAAAGCATTAGTAATGATACATTAGCAAGTCTGGCAAAGGCAGTCTTAGTGCTAAAAGAAGATAAGAAGCAGAGGCTTCATAAG CTTCAAGAGTTAGCAACTCAGCTGATTGATCTATGGAATCTGATGGATACATCTGAAGAAGAAAGGGAATTGTTTGATCATGTTACCTGTAACATGTCAGCTTCAGTTGATGAAGTGACAGTACCTGGTGCTCTTGCTATGGATCTGATTGAGCAG GCTGAGGTTGAAGTGGAAAGGCTTGATCAGCTAAAAGCCAGCAGAATGAAAGAAATTGCATTCAAGAAGCAATCAGAACTTGAAGAAATATATGTGCTTGCTCATATAGAAATAGATCCAGAGGGTGCTCGAGAAAAAATCATGGCACTGATTGATTCTGGGAATGTTGAGCCTGCTGAGTTGTTGGCTAACCTGGACAATCAGATATCAGTAGCCAAAGAAGAAGCTCTTAGCAGAAAAGAAATTTTGGACAAGGTCGAGAAATGGATGTCAGCATGTGAAGAAGAGAGTTGGCTTGAGGATTACAACCGG GATGAAAATAGGTATAATGCTAGCAGAGGTGCACACTTAAATCTCAAGCGTGCAGAGAAAGCCCGAATTTTGGTAAACAAAATTCCAG GAATGGTGGACACCTTGGTTGCCAAAACTCGGGCATGGGAGGAAGATCGTGGAATGCAATTTGCTTATGATGGAGTTCCTCTCCTGGCCATGCTAGATGAATATGCCATGCTCAGGcaggaaagagaagaagagaaacgAAGAATGAGGGTAAGTTTCAATTGA
- the LOC110602202 gene encoding EH domain-containing protein 1 isoform X2, translating into MEISTGPICSCSKENQKIYLEWFNFADSDGDGRITGSDAIKFFGISNLSRQDLKQVWAIADSKRQGFLGFNEFVSAMQLVSLAQAGHEIRNDILNSNVDFGNLKPASMEGLDALIAKKRSSKLSDPDTNGSPPVQTSPSVNWFSSKSSKKVPLSSVTSIIDGLKRLYIQKLKPLEVTYRFNDFVSPLLTNSDFDAKPMVMLLGQYSTGKTTFIKHLLKSGYPGAHIGPEPTTDRFVVVMSGTDERSIPGNTVAVQADMPFNGLTTFGTAFLSKFECSQMPHPLLEHITFVDTPGVLSGEKQRTQRAYDFTGVTSWFAAKCDLILLLFDPHKLDVSDEFKRVISSLRGHDDKIRVVLNKADQVGTQQLMRVYGALMWSLGKVLNTPEVVRVYIGSFNDKPVNEAAVGPIGKELFEKEQDDLLADLKDIPKKACDRRINEFVKRARAAKIHAYIISHLKKEMPAMMGKAKAQQRLIDNLADEFGKVQREFHLPPGDFPNVEYFREVLSGYNIDKFEKLKPKMIQAVDDMLGYDIPELLKNFRNPYD; encoded by the exons ATGGAAATATCTACAGGACCAATCTGTTCTTGCTCAAAAGAGAACCAGAAGATCTACCTTGAGTGGTTTAACTTCGCTGATTCAG ATGGTGACGGTCGAATCACTGGTAGTGACGCTATAAAATTCTTTGGCATCTCTAATTTATCTCGACAGGATCTTAAGCAG GTGTGGGCGATTGCAGATTCTAAGCGACAGGGATTTCTAGGTTTCAATGAGTTCGTCAGTGCTATGCAG TTAGTTTCCCTGGCACAAGCAGGGCATGAAATCAGAAATGATATCTTAAATAGCAATG TTGACTTTGGAAATTTGAAGCCTGCATCCATGGAAGGTCTGGATGCCCTGATCGCG AAAAAACGTTCTTCAAAATTAAGTGACCCTGATACAAATG GTAGTCCTCCAGTGCAAACATCACCTTCAGTTAATTGGTTttcttcaaaatcatcaaaaaag GTGCCTCTATCCTCGGTTACATCCATCATTGATGGCTTGAAGAGACTGTACATTCAGAAGCTGAAGCCGCTTGAAGTTACTTACCGTTTTAATGATTTTGTATCTCCGTTGTTG ACAAACAGTGATTTTGATGCCAAACCAATGGTTATGCTATTGGGTCAATATTCCACTGGAAAAACAACATTCATCAAACATTTACTCAAAAGTGGTTATCCTg GAGCTCATATTGGACCTGAGCCAACAACCGACAGATTTGTTGTTGTCATG TCTGGTACTGATGAAAGGAGCATCCCCGGCAACACAGTGGCAGTCCAAGCAGATATGCCCTTTAATGGGCTCACAACTTTTGGAACTGCTTTTTTGTCAAAATTTGAATGTTCTCAAATGCCTCATCCT TTACTGGAGCATATTACATTTGTGGACACACCTGGAGTTCTATCAGGGGAGAAACAACGAACACAACGAGCTTATGATTTTACTGGTGTAACTTCATGGTTTGCTGCTAAGTGTGATCTCATTCTGCTTCTGTTTGATCCTCACAAACTTGATGTCAGCGATGAGTTCAAACGTGTGATTTCATCCTTACGTGGTCATGATGATAAGATCCGTGTGGTTCTCAACAAGGCAGACCAAGTTGGTACTCAACAA CTAATGAGGGTTTATGGGGCGCTAATGTGGTCACTTGGCAAAGTTCTAAATACTCCTGAAGTTGTGCGTGTTTATATTGG CTCCTTCAATGATAAACCAGTAAATGAAGCTGCTGTTGGTCCAATTGGGAAAGAACTTTTTGAGAAAGAACAGGACGACCTTCTGGCTGATCTAAAAGATATACCAAAGAAGGCTTGTGATCGCCGA ATAAATGAATTTGTGAAACGAGCTAGAGCAGCAAAGATACATGCTTACATTATTAGTCATCTTAAAAAGGAGATGCCGGCAATGATGGGGAAAGCAAAGGCTCAACAGCGTCTTATTGATAATTTGGCAGATGAGTTTGGAAAG GTCCAAAGGGAGTTCCATTTGCCTCCAGGTGATTTTCCAAATGTTGAATACTTCAGAGAGGTTTTGAGTGGTTACAACATTGACAAGTTTGAAAAGTTAAAGCCTAAAATGATACAAGCTGTTGATGACATGCTTGGTTATGACATCCCAGAGCTCTTGAAGAACTTCAGAAATCCATATGACTAA
- the LOC110601438 gene encoding indole-3-acetate O-methyltransferase 1, with product MAPIGDNLVVSNVKLEKLLCMKGGKGEASYANNSQAQALHARSMLHLLEETLDMVHLSSPEVPFQVVDLGCSSGNNTIYIIDVIIKHMMKRYESSGLDPPEFSAFFSDLPSNDFNTLFQLLPPLANYGGSMEECLAASGHRNYFAAGVPGSFYRRLFPARSIDVFHSAFSLHWLSQVPESVVDKRSGAYNKERVFIHGASESTANAYKHQFQTDLAGFLRARSQEMKRGGSMFLVCLGRTSVDPTDQGGAGLLFGTHYQDAWDDLVQEGLITSEKRDNFNIPVYAPSLQDFKDVVEAHGSLAINKLEVFKGGSPLVVDCPDNADEVGRALANTCRSVSGVLVDAHIGDRLSEELFLRVERRATSHAKDLLEKLQFFHIVASLSLA from the exons ATGGCTCCTATTGGAGATAATCTTGTTGTTTCTAATGTCAAGCTTGAGAAATTGCTTTGTATGAAAGGTGGCAAAGGAGAGGCTAGCTATGCCAATAACTCCCAAGCCCAG GCCTTACATGCTCGATCTATGCTTCACCTTCTAGAGGAAACCCTAGATATGGTGCACCTCAGCTCCCCGGAGGTCCCATTTCAGGTGGTGGATTTAGGATGCTCTTCCGGCAACAACACAATATATATCATTGACGTGATCATCAAGCACATGATGAAACGATATGAGTCATCGGGACTTGACCCACCTGAGTTCTCTGCATTTTTCTCCGATCTCCCTAGCAACGACTTTAACACCCTTTTTCAACTCCTTCCTCCCTTAGCCAATTACGGGGGTAGCATGGAAGAGTGTCTAGCCGCCAGTGGCCACAGAAATTATTTTGCAGCTGGAGTTCCCGGTTCATTTTATCGGAGACTTTTTCCAGCGAGATCGATTGATGTTTTTCACTCAGCATTTTCCTTGCATTGGCTCTCTCAG GTGCCGGAGAGTGTGGTAGACAAGAGATCAGGCGCATACAACAAAGAAAGGGTGTTTATCCATGGAGCCAGTGAGTCCACAGCAAATGCTTACAAGCACCAGTTTCAAACTGACCTTGCAGGATTCCTAAGAGCAAGATCACAAGAAATGAAGAGAGGTGGGTCCATGTTCCTTGTCTGCTTGGGCAGAACTTCTGTGGACCCCACAGACCAAGGTGGGGCTGGGCTCTTATTTGGGACCCACTATCAGGATGCTTGGGATGATCTTGTTCAAGAG GGGCTTATTACAAGTGAGAAGCGCGACAATTTCAATATTCCTGTGTATGCGCCAAGCCTTCAAGACTTCAAAGACGTGGTAGAAGCTCATGGCTCATTGGCCATAAACAAGCTTGAGGTTTTCAAAGGAGGGAGCCCTCTGGTAGTTGATTGTCCTGACAACGCCGATGAGGTTGGCCGAGCTTTAGCCAACACATGCCGGAGTGTATCCGGTGTGCTTGTTGATGCCCATATTGGTGACCGGCTAAGCGAGGAGCTATTTTTACGGGTTGAGCGCCGAGCCACAAGCCATGCAAAAGACCTACTAGAGAAGCTACAGTTCTTTCATATAGTTGCATCTCTTTCTTTGGCTTAG
- the LOC110602224 gene encoding 65-kDa microtubule-associated protein 1-like isoform X1: MAVTDGHNPLLGETTCGTLLQKLQEIWDEVGESDEERDKMLLEIEQECLDVYKKKVEQAAKSRSQLMEALSDAKIELASLLSALGEKSFVGMPEKTSGTIKEQLAAIAPALEQLWKQKEERVKEFSDVQSQIQKICGEISGNLNLNEAPAVDETDLSLKKLDKYHAQLQELQKEKSDRLQKVLELVSSVHDLCAVLGVDFFSTVTEVHPSLNDATGAQSKSISNDTLASLAKAVLVLKEDKKQRLHKLQELATQLIDLWNLMDTSEEERELFDHVTCNMSASVDEVTVPGALAMDLIEQAEVEVERLDQLKASRMKEIAFKKQSELEEIYVLAHIEIDPEGAREKIMALIDSGNVEPAELLANLDNQISVAKEEALSRKEILDKVEKWMSACEEESWLEDYNRDENRYNASRGAHLNLKRAEKARILVNKIPGMVDTLVAKTRAWEEDRGMQFAYDGVPLLAMLDEYAMLRQEREEEKRRMRDQKKFNEQQNTEQEAIFGSRPSPARPGGTKKVVGPRANGGANGTPNRRLSLNAHQNGSRSSTKEGRRDSINRAAAPVNYVAISKEDAASHISGTDPVPASP; the protein is encoded by the exons ATGGCAGTCACAGATGGTCATAATCCTCTTTTGGGAGAAACAACATGTGGCACTCTACTGCAAAAACTGCag GAAATCTGGGATGAGGTTGGTGAGAGTGATGAGGAACGGGACAAAATGCTTCTTGAAATAGAACAAGAGTGCTTGGATGTGTACAAGAAGAAAGTTGAGCAGGCTGCAAAGTCAAGGTCACAGCTAATGGAGGCATTGTCAGATGCCAAAATAGAACTGGCCAGTCTTCTCTCAGCCCTTGGAGAAAAAAGTTTTGTTGGAATG CCCGAAAAAACTTCTGGAACAATCAAGGAACAACTTGCAGCTATAGCACCAGCACTTGAACAGCTCTGGAAACAGAAAGAGGAGAGAGTAAAAGAGTTTTCTGATGTACAGTCACAAATTCAAAAGATATGTGGAGAAATTTCCGGGAACCTTAATCTTAACGAGGCACCTGCAGTTGATGAGACTGATCTATCCTTGAAAAAGTTAGATAAATATCATGCCCAACTTCAGGAACTTCAAAAGGAAAAG AGTGATAGGTTGCAGAAGGTCCTTGAACTTGTGAGCAGTGTGCATGATCTATGTGCTGTCCTTGGAGTGGACTTCTTCAGTACTGTAACTGAAGTTCACCCAAGCTTAAATGACGCTACTGGTGCACAGTCCAAAAGCATTAGTAATGATACATTAGCAAGTCTGGCAAAGGCAGTCTTAGTGCTAAAAGAAGATAAGAAGCAGAGGCTTCATAAG CTTCAAGAGTTAGCAACTCAGCTGATTGATCTATGGAATCTGATGGATACATCTGAAGAAGAAAGGGAATTGTTTGATCATGTTACCTGTAACATGTCAGCTTCAGTTGATGAAGTGACAGTACCTGGTGCTCTTGCTATGGATCTGATTGAGCAG GCTGAGGTTGAAGTGGAAAGGCTTGATCAGCTAAAAGCCAGCAGAATGAAAGAAATTGCATTCAAGAAGCAATCAGAACTTGAAGAAATATATGTGCTTGCTCATATAGAAATAGATCCAGAGGGTGCTCGAGAAAAAATCATGGCACTGATTGATTCTGGGAATGTTGAGCCTGCTGAGTTGTTGGCTAACCTGGACAATCAGATATCAGTAGCCAAAGAAGAAGCTCTTAGCAGAAAAGAAATTTTGGACAAGGTCGAGAAATGGATGTCAGCATGTGAAGAAGAGAGTTGGCTTGAGGATTACAACCGG GATGAAAATAGGTATAATGCTAGCAGAGGTGCACACTTAAATCTCAAGCGTGCAGAGAAAGCCCGAATTTTGGTAAACAAAATTCCAG GAATGGTGGACACCTTGGTTGCCAAAACTCGGGCATGGGAGGAAGATCGTGGAATGCAATTTGCTTATGATGGAGTTCCTCTCCTGGCCATGCTAGATGAATATGCCATGCTCAGGcaggaaagagaagaagagaaacgAAGAATGAGG GATCAGAAGAAGTTCAACGAGCAGCAAAACACAGAACAAGAAGCAATATTTGGCTCAAGGCCCAGCCCTGCTCGACCAGGTGGTACAAAAAAGGTGGTGGGCCCACGTGCAAATGGGGGTGCCAATGGCACTCCCAACAGACGGCTATCCCTGAATGCTCATCAAAACGGCAGCAGGTCCAGCACTAAAGAGGGGAGAAGGGACAGTATTAATAGGGCAGCAGCTCCAGTTAACTATGTTGCCATTTCAAAAGAAGATGCTGCCTCTCACATTTCTGGTACTGACCCAGTTCCAGCTTCACCTTGA